The Malus domestica chromosome 10, GDT2T_hap1 genome contains a region encoding:
- the LOC114827594 gene encoding uncharacterized protein isoform X1, protein MQTLTPIRPRFARPLSLNPLLSLSLRPSTARAFSSSSSSSDFSNQSRGGLPRFFSELIPASKGGVVRVQGDEFWHMTKVLRLCANDRVELFNGKGNLIQGLIQSVDRSGLDFVALEDPKLVLPQNTQWHVFAGFGTLKGGRADWLVEKCTELGASSLTPLLTERSPTISENRVDRLQRVNMAAAKQCQRLHEMIMNPPVKVNGLLALVAQSKLAFLATAEATPLVSALTSSGWESSGLIVVGPEGDFTEKEVSDLMEAGAISVGLGPHRLRVETATVALLATLMLWSDSQKACHS, encoded by the exons ATGCAAACCCTAACCCCAATACGACCTCGTTTTGCAAGGCCCTTGAGCCTCAATCCTCTGTTGTCGCTCTCTCTCAGACCCTCGACCGCTCGAgcattctcctcttcttcttcctcttcagaTTTCTCCAACCAGTCCCGTGGCGGCCTCCCTCGCTTCTTCTCCGAGCTTATCCCTGCTTCCAAg GGAGGCGTAGTCCGCGTACAAGGCGACGAGTTCTGGCACATGACTAAAGTTTTGAGGTTGTGCGCCAATGATAG GGTAGAGCTTTTCAATGGGAAAGGAAATTTGATACAAGGGTTAATACAGAGCGTCGACCGCTCtgggcttgattttgtggcATTGGAAGATCCAAAGTTAGTTCTTCCACAGAACACACAGTGGCATGTGTTTGCgggttttg GTACTTTGAAGGGTGGTCGAGCTGACTGGCTTGTTGAGAAATGCACG GAGCTGGGGGCTAGTAGTTTAACCCCTCTGCTGACAGAGCGGTCTCCTACTATCTCAGAAAATCGGGTGGACAGGTTGCAGCGTGTCAACATGGCAGCAGCTAAACAAT GCCAACGGCTACATGAAATGATTATGAATCCTCCAGTGAAAGTTAATGGTCTTTTAGCTCTT GTTGCACAGTCAAAGCTAGCTTTTTTGGCAACTGCAGAAGCTACTCCTCTTGTTAGTGCATTAACTTCATCAGGATGGGAGTCCAGTGGGCTGATTGTTGTTGGACCAGAAGGTG ACTTCACTGAGAAAGAGGTGAGTGACTTGATGGAAGCTGGTGCTATCTCAGTTGGTCTTGGCCCACATCGACTACGGGTTGAAACTGCAACAGTGGCTCTTCTGGCAACTCTCATGTTATGGTCTGATTCTCAAAAAGCATGTCATTCTTGA
- the LOC114827594 gene encoding uncharacterized protein isoform X2 translates to MIELFNGKGNLIQGLIQSVDRSGLDFVALEDPKLVLPQNTQWHVFAGFGTLKGGRADWLVEKCTELGASSLTPLLTERSPTISENRVDRLQRVNMAAAKQCQRLHEMIMNPPVKVNGLLALVAQSKLAFLATAEATPLVSALTSSGWESSGLIVVGPEGDFTEKEVSDLMEAGAISVGLGPHRLRVETATVALLATLMLWSDSQKACHS, encoded by the exons ATGATAG AGCTTTTCAATGGGAAAGGAAATTTGATACAAGGGTTAATACAGAGCGTCGACCGCTCtgggcttgattttgtggcATTGGAAGATCCAAAGTTAGTTCTTCCACAGAACACACAGTGGCATGTGTTTGCgggttttg GTACTTTGAAGGGTGGTCGAGCTGACTGGCTTGTTGAGAAATGCACG GAGCTGGGGGCTAGTAGTTTAACCCCTCTGCTGACAGAGCGGTCTCCTACTATCTCAGAAAATCGGGTGGACAGGTTGCAGCGTGTCAACATGGCAGCAGCTAAACAAT GCCAACGGCTACATGAAATGATTATGAATCCTCCAGTGAAAGTTAATGGTCTTTTAGCTCTT GTTGCACAGTCAAAGCTAGCTTTTTTGGCAACTGCAGAAGCTACTCCTCTTGTTAGTGCATTAACTTCATCAGGATGGGAGTCCAGTGGGCTGATTGTTGTTGGACCAGAAGGTG ACTTCACTGAGAAAGAGGTGAGTGACTTGATGGAAGCTGGTGCTATCTCAGTTGGTCTTGGCCCACATCGACTACGGGTTGAAACTGCAACAGTGGCTCTTCTGGCAACTCTCATGTTATGGTCTGATTCTCAAAAAGCATGTCATTCTTGA